From the genome of Pseudomonas yamanorum, one region includes:
- a CDS encoding ABC transporter substrate-binding protein codes for MQNYKKFLLAAAVSMAFSATAMAETLKMGIEAAYPPFNNKDASGNVVGFDKDIGDALCAKMKVEKCEVYVSDWDGIIPALNAKKFDFLVSSLSITDERKQAVDFTDPYYSNKLQFIAPKATKDFKTDADYLKGKIIGAQRATLAGTYLEDKLPDTTAKLYDTQENAYLDLTSGRLDGMLADKYVQYEWLKSKDGSAYEFKGDPVVESDKIGIAVRKGDPLRERLNKALAEIKADGTYKKINDKYFPFSIE; via the coding sequence ATGCAGAACTATAAAAAATTCCTCCTGGCTGCCGCCGTTTCGATGGCGTTCAGCGCCACGGCGATGGCCGAGACTTTGAAAATGGGGATCGAAGCGGCCTACCCGCCGTTCAACAATAAAGATGCCAGCGGCAACGTTGTCGGCTTCGACAAGGACATCGGCGACGCCCTGTGCGCCAAGATGAAAGTCGAGAAGTGCGAAGTGTATGTCTCGGACTGGGACGGCATCATCCCGGCCCTGAACGCCAAGAAGTTCGACTTCCTGGTCTCCTCGCTGTCCATCACCGATGAACGCAAGCAGGCCGTCGACTTCACCGACCCGTACTACTCCAACAAGCTGCAGTTCATCGCGCCTAAAGCCACCAAGGACTTCAAGACCGACGCGGACTACCTGAAGGGCAAGATCATCGGTGCTCAACGCGCGACGCTGGCCGGCACCTACCTGGAAGACAAGCTGCCGGACACCACCGCCAAGCTCTACGACACCCAGGAAAACGCCTACCTCGACCTGACTTCCGGCCGCCTGGACGGGATGTTGGCCGACAAGTACGTGCAGTACGAGTGGCTGAAAAGCAAAGACGGCTCCGCCTACGAATTCAAGGGCGACCCGGTGGTCGAGAGTGACAAGATCGGTATCGCCGTACGCAAAGGCGACCCACTGCGTGAGCGCTTGAACAAAGCCCTGGCAGAAATCAAAGCCGACGGCACCTACAAAAAGATCAACGACAAGTACTTCCCTTTCAGTATCGAGTGA
- a CDS encoding ABC transporter permease, which yields MNFDLYGFGPALAAGALMTVKLALTALCLGLVLGLAGALAKTSPYKPLQWLGGAYSTLVRGIPELLWVLLIYFGTVNLMRSLGEYFGNPDLSLSAFAAGVIALGLCFGAYATEVFRGAILAIPKGHREAGVALGLSKFRIFTRLIMPQMWRIALPGLGNLFMILMKDTALVSVIGLEEIMRHAQIGVTVTKQPFTFFMVAAFMYLGLTVLAMTGMHFLEKRAARGFARSTQ from the coding sequence ATGAATTTCGACCTCTACGGATTCGGCCCGGCGCTTGCCGCTGGTGCGCTGATGACCGTCAAGCTGGCGCTCACCGCCCTGTGCCTCGGGCTGGTGCTCGGCCTGGCCGGCGCCCTGGCCAAGACATCCCCGTACAAGCCGCTGCAATGGCTTGGCGGCGCCTACTCCACCCTGGTTCGCGGCATTCCGGAACTGCTGTGGGTACTGCTGATTTACTTCGGTACGGTCAACCTGATGCGCTCCCTCGGGGAGTATTTCGGCAACCCCGACCTGTCCCTCAGTGCCTTTGCCGCCGGTGTTATCGCCCTGGGCCTGTGCTTTGGCGCCTACGCCACGGAAGTGTTCCGCGGCGCGATCCTCGCCATTCCCAAGGGTCACCGTGAAGCCGGTGTCGCGCTGGGCCTGTCGAAGTTTCGGATCTTCACCCGGTTGATCATGCCGCAGATGTGGCGCATCGCCCTGCCCGGACTGGGCAACCTGTTCATGATTTTGATGAAGGACACCGCGCTGGTCTCGGTGATCGGCCTGGAAGAAATCATGCGCCACGCGCAGATCGGCGTGACCGTCACCAAGCAGCCCTTCACCTTCTTTATGGTTGCGGCCTTCATGTACCTGGGCCTCACCGTCCTGGCGATGACCGGCATGCACTTCCTGGAAAAACGTGCCGCGCGCGGCTTTGCGAGGAGCACGCAATGA
- a CDS encoding ABC transporter permease: MNWAVIIKWLPRLAQGATLTLELVAIAVIAGLLLAIPLGIARSSRLWYVRTLPYCYIFFFRGTPLLVQLFLVYYGLAQFDAVRESFMWPYLRDPFWCATATMTLHTAAYIAEILRGAIQAIPPGEIEAARALGMSKPKALFYIILPRAARIGLPAYSNEVILMLKASALASTVTLLELTGMARTIIARTYLPVEIFFAAGLFYLLMSYVLVRFFKLLERWLRVDACQGR, encoded by the coding sequence CTGAACTGGGCCGTCATCATCAAGTGGCTGCCCCGGTTGGCCCAGGGCGCGACCCTGACCCTGGAACTGGTGGCCATCGCCGTGATCGCCGGTCTGCTGCTGGCAATCCCGTTGGGCATCGCGCGTTCTTCGCGCCTGTGGTACGTGCGCACCCTGCCCTACTGCTACATCTTTTTCTTCCGGGGCACGCCGCTGCTGGTGCAATTGTTCCTGGTGTATTACGGCCTGGCGCAGTTCGACGCCGTGCGTGAAAGCTTCATGTGGCCGTACCTGCGGGACCCGTTCTGGTGCGCCACCGCCACCATGACCCTGCACACCGCCGCCTATATCGCCGAGATCCTGCGCGGCGCGATCCAGGCCATCCCGCCGGGTGAAATCGAAGCGGCGCGGGCGCTGGGCATGTCCAAGCCCAAGGCGCTGTTCTATATCATCCTGCCACGTGCGGCGCGCATCGGCCTGCCGGCCTACAGCAACGAAGTGATCCTGATGCTCAAGGCCAGCGCCCTGGCCAGTACCGTGACCTTGCTGGAACTGACCGGCATGGCCCGCACGATCATTGCCCGCACCTACTTGCCGGTGGAAATCTTCTTCGCTGCCGGGTTGTTCTACCTGCTGATGTCGTACGTTTTGGTGCGCTTCTTCAAGCTGCTGGAACGCTGGTTGCGGGTCGATGCCTGCCAAGGGCGCTGA
- a CDS encoding methyltransferase — protein MPAKGADAVLTGEPLLARFQALDAFLTEHQGLWRPRPFTHLQLPWEAQHPELANWLRQRSLAEAESSHNQPHNLPAPAPFPELAAQSLSLGAVDNLPFTALPAAHHRLNVDVPGRKWQQIEAFGAALQFSKTPQHWLDWCAGKGHLGRRLLQPGQQLTCLEYDPALIASGQTLSEHHRLPVTHRLQDVMADVQISRDQTPVALHACGDLHVRLLQLASAAGCQQLAVAPCCYNRIRAEEYQPLSIAAQASSLRLSVEDLGLPLSETVTAGARVRQQRDTSMARRLGFDVLQRQLRGCDEYLPTPSLPASWLTKPFADYCRELAVLKGLSTGEQDWSVLEAQGWQRLAHVRNLELLRGLFRRPLEMWLVLDRALLLEENGYRVQVGSFCETPLTPRNLMLLAERN, from the coding sequence ATGCCTGCCAAGGGCGCTGACGCCGTGTTGACGGGTGAGCCGTTGCTCGCCCGCTTCCAGGCACTGGACGCGTTTCTCACCGAGCATCAAGGGCTGTGGCGACCACGGCCCTTTACCCACCTGCAATTGCCCTGGGAAGCGCAGCATCCCGAGCTGGCCAACTGGCTGCGCCAACGCTCGCTGGCTGAGGCGGAAAGCAGCCATAACCAACCTCATAACCTGCCGGCGCCCGCGCCGTTTCCCGAGCTGGCGGCCCAGTCGCTGAGTCTCGGTGCTGTGGATAACTTACCGTTCACTGCGCTACCGGCCGCCCACCACCGCTTAAACGTCGATGTACCCGGCCGCAAATGGCAGCAGATAGAAGCCTTCGGCGCCGCCCTGCAATTTTCTAAAACACCCCAACACTGGCTCGACTGGTGCGCCGGCAAGGGCCACCTCGGCCGCCGCCTGCTGCAACCCGGGCAGCAACTGACCTGCCTGGAATATGACCCGGCACTGATTGCTTCAGGCCAAACACTCAGCGAGCACCATCGATTGCCCGTCACCCATCGCCTGCAAGACGTGATGGCCGACGTGCAGATCAGCCGCGACCAAACCCCGGTCGCGCTGCATGCGTGCGGCGACTTGCATGTACGCCTGCTCCAGCTGGCCAGCGCCGCCGGCTGCCAGCAACTGGCTGTGGCGCCCTGCTGCTACAACCGCATCCGCGCCGAGGAATATCAGCCGCTGTCGATTGCGGCCCAGGCTTCATCACTACGTTTATCAGTGGAGGACCTCGGCCTGCCGCTGAGCGAAACCGTCACCGCCGGCGCGCGCGTACGCCAGCAGCGCGATACGTCGATGGCCAGGCGGTTGGGCTTTGATGTGCTGCAGCGGCAGCTGCGCGGTTGCGACGAGTACCTGCCGACCCCGTCATTGCCTGCAAGCTGGCTGACCAAGCCGTTCGCCGACTACTGCCGGGAACTGGCTGTGCTCAAGGGATTATCCACAGGCGAGCAGGATTGGTCGGTTCTGGAGGCTCAAGGCTGGCAGCGCTTGGCTCACGTGCGAAACCTGGAATTGCTGCGTGGTTTGTTTCGGCGCCCGTTGGAAATGTGGCTAGTGCTGGACCGGGCATTGTTGCTCGAAGAAAACGGCTACAGGGTTCAAGTCGGCAGCTTCTGCGAAACACCGCTGACCCCGCGTAACCTGATGCTGCTTGCCGAGCGCAATTAA
- the bcsQ gene encoding cellulose biosynthesis protein BcsQ codes for MSRTDELFELFNKTTANDVQGMDSMLQFFEDMPIDDSASLNMGSGASFSRHSPCANEQSREAATIRANVVALVSVNGGVGRSTLATALSSGLQRLGRSVVALDLDPQNALYHHFGLSHSLPGIGRTSLQNERWSQILHSGFAGCQVITFGETDIRQQEDLQRWLKQEPQWLAQHLSALGLSEQDTVIIDTPAGNNVYLHQALNVADVVLVIAQADAASLGTLEQMEQLLAPHVDRQPALRCHFVINQLDETSGFSLDMVEVFKKRLGENLLEVVHRDSAISEALAFGSDPLDGDAASMACDDINELCRLLITR; via the coding sequence ATGAGCCGTACTGACGAACTTTTTGAGTTGTTTAATAAGACAACTGCCAATGATGTCCAGGGAATGGATTCGATGCTGCAATTCTTCGAAGACATGCCCATCGACGACAGCGCCAGTCTCAACATGGGCAGCGGCGCGTCGTTCTCCCGGCATTCCCCCTGTGCCAACGAGCAGTCCCGCGAAGCCGCGACCATTCGTGCGAATGTGGTGGCGCTGGTGTCGGTCAACGGCGGCGTCGGTCGCAGCACCCTGGCCACGGCGCTGAGCAGCGGTTTGCAGCGACTGGGGCGGTCGGTGGTGGCGCTGGACCTGGACCCGCAAAATGCCCTCTATCACCATTTTGGCCTGAGCCACAGCTTGCCCGGCATCGGGCGCACCAGCCTGCAGAACGAGCGCTGGAGCCAGATCCTTCATTCGGGCTTCGCCGGTTGCCAGGTGATCACTTTTGGCGAAACCGATATCCGCCAACAGGAAGACCTGCAGCGTTGGCTCAAGCAGGAACCCCAGTGGTTGGCGCAGCACCTCTCGGCCCTCGGTCTGAGCGAGCAGGATACGGTGATCATCGACACCCCGGCGGGCAACAACGTCTACCTGCATCAGGCACTGAACGTGGCCGATGTGGTGCTGGTCATCGCCCAGGCGGATGCGGCCTCCCTCGGCACTCTGGAGCAGATGGAGCAGTTGCTGGCGCCACACGTTGATCGTCAGCCGGCGCTGCGGTGCCACTTTGTGATCAACCAACTCGACGAGACTTCCGGCTTCAGCCTGGACATGGTCGAGGTGTTCAAGAAGCGCCTGGGTGAAAACCTGCTGGAAGTGGTGCACCGGGATTCGGCGATCAGCGAGGCTCTGGCCTTTGGCAGCGACCCGCTGGATGGCGACGCCGCAAGCATGGCCTGTGACGATATCAACGAGCTTTGCCGCCTGTTGATTACCCGCTGA
- a CDS encoding DUF2790 domain-containing protein, with translation MNRNTFIASGLFALLNIAAFSAQAEASPKLDIQQVLSTVDDGGAACGVVNARMTYLDSHGQKRVFEYMKFADSCNEGS, from the coding sequence ATGAACCGGAACACCTTCATCGCCAGCGGTTTGTTTGCCTTGCTCAACATCGCCGCCTTCTCGGCCCAGGCCGAGGCCAGCCCCAAGCTGGATATTCAGCAAGTGCTGTCGACCGTGGACGATGGCGGCGCGGCATGCGGCGTGGTGAATGCGCGGATGACCTACCTGGATTCCCATGGGCAGAAGCGGGTGTTTGAGTACATGAAGTTTGCGGATTCGTGTAACGAAGGCAGCTGA
- a CDS encoding DUF3077 domain-containing protein, protein MSAPNPSGFTTLGVTPFSFHSDQPLFRVNSGVSLREALSHVSDLLHVAKLLAEDAAMIRNTDRYAWASHYLQEMSKAVIDDVVKVLESPGNNL, encoded by the coding sequence ATGAGCGCTCCAAATCCGTCTGGCTTCACTACCCTCGGCGTTACCCCTTTCTCGTTTCACTCTGATCAGCCTTTGTTCCGCGTTAACAGCGGGGTTTCCCTGCGGGAAGCGCTGTCTCACGTTTCCGATTTGCTGCATGTGGCCAAGCTGCTGGCAGAAGATGCGGCGATGATTCGGAATACGGACCGATACGCCTGGGCTTCGCACTATCTGCAAGAGATGAGCAAGGCGGTGATTGATGATGTGGTGAAGGTGTTGGAGTCGCCGGGCAATAATCTGTAG
- a CDS encoding SDR family NAD(P)-dependent oxidoreductase, with protein MSNSKKVVVITGASQGLGAAAVKAYRELDYRVVATSRSIKPSTDPDILTVAGDIAHPATAERVIREGVARFGRIDSLINNAGIFVAKPFTSYTHEDYVNVLAVNLNGFFYITQLAITEMLKQGAGHIVNITTSLVDHAIDGVPSVLASLTKGGLNSATKSLAIEYAKRGIRVNAVSPGIIKTPMHGEETHAALGSLHPVGHMGEARDIAQAIVYLESAGFVTGEILHVDGGQSAGH; from the coding sequence ATGAGCAATTCGAAAAAAGTCGTTGTGATTACCGGCGCATCCCAAGGCCTCGGCGCGGCTGCGGTCAAGGCTTACCGCGAGCTGGATTACCGCGTGGTTGCCACCTCCCGGTCGATCAAACCGTCGACGGATCCGGACATCCTCACCGTGGCGGGCGACATCGCCCACCCGGCCACCGCCGAGCGCGTGATCCGCGAAGGCGTGGCGCGTTTTGGCCGCATCGACAGCCTGATCAACAACGCCGGCATCTTCGTCGCCAAACCCTTCACCAGCTACACCCACGAAGACTACGTGAACGTGCTGGCCGTGAACCTCAACGGGTTCTTCTACATCACCCAACTGGCGATTACCGAGATGCTGAAACAGGGCGCCGGGCACATCGTCAACATCACCACCAGCCTGGTGGACCACGCGATTGATGGCGTGCCCTCGGTGCTGGCTTCGCTGACCAAAGGCGGACTGAACTCGGCGACCAAATCCCTGGCGATTGAATACGCCAAGCGCGGGATTCGCGTGAACGCGGTGAGCCCAGGGATTATCAAGACGCCGATGCATGGCGAAGAGACGCATGCGGCGTTGGGAAGCCTGCATCCGGTTGGGCATATGGGAGAGGCGCGGGATATTGCGCAGGCGATTGTCTACCTGGAATCGGCTGGGTTTGTGACAGGGGAAATTCTGCATGTGGATGGTGGGCAGAGTGCTGGGCACTAA
- a CDS encoding DsbA family oxidoreductase, with product MSTPVTIDFISDVVCPWCALGATALEQAIDNLAGEVKVELTFKPFELNPDMPAEGENAVAHMMRKYGRSAEEVASGKRMLMERGAAIGFTFDLEKRSHFYNTFDAHRLLFWALQQGRQIELKKALLHGYFTDGQNVSDHETLARLAAEAGLEIEGARRVLGSAAYGNEVRELEAFYREHGINSVPAMVLNGRQLVSGSQSVSYYEQMLREMSAAAA from the coding sequence ATGAGCACGCCCGTCACCATCGACTTCATCTCCGACGTGGTCTGCCCATGGTGCGCCCTGGGCGCCACTGCCCTGGAACAAGCCATCGACAACCTGGCGGGCGAAGTGAAGGTTGAACTGACCTTCAAACCCTTCGAACTCAACCCCGACATGCCGGCCGAAGGTGAAAACGCCGTCGCCCACATGATGCGCAAATACGGGCGCAGCGCTGAAGAAGTTGCCAGCGGGAAGAGAATGCTGATGGAGCGCGGCGCGGCGATCGGCTTCACCTTCGACCTGGAAAAACGCAGCCACTTCTACAACACCTTCGACGCTCATCGGTTGCTGTTTTGGGCGTTGCAGCAAGGGCGACAGATCGAGCTGAAAAAGGCGCTGCTGCATGGGTATTTCACCGATGGCCAAAACGTCAGCGACCACGAAACCCTGGCCCGTTTAGCCGCCGAAGCCGGGCTGGAAATCGAAGGCGCACGACGGGTGCTGGGCTCTGCCGCCTACGGCAATGAAGTGCGCGAGCTTGAAGCGTTCTACCGCGAGCACGGCATCAACTCCGTACCGGCCATGGTCCTCAACGGCCGCCAGTTGGTCTCCGGATCGCAATCCGTCAGTTACTACGAACAGATGCTGCGGGAAATGTCCGCCGCGGCTGCTTGA
- a CDS encoding tautomerase family protein, which yields MPFVSVRITRDGVTSEQKAQVIAEITETLERVLNKRPDLTHIVIEEVDTDNWGYAGITTTQYRKQLAENPS from the coding sequence ATGCCATTTGTCAGCGTACGTATCACCCGCGACGGCGTCACCTCGGAGCAGAAAGCCCAGGTCATTGCCGAAATCACCGAAACCCTCGAGCGCGTCCTTAACAAACGCCCCGACCTGACCCACATCGTCATCGAGGAAGTCGACACCGATAACTGGGGCTACGCCGGCATCACCACCACCCAGTACCGCAAGCAGCTCGCGGAAAATCCGTCATGA
- a CDS encoding OprD family porin: protein MLKQRMGLIALGILSATQAMADDQSQSKGFVEDSHLNIAARNAYISRDYKNGKQDKAEWGQGFIGKFESGFTQGTVGVGVDVIGQYAIRLDGGKGRSGAGGINFFKQGDSGEAASDLAKGGAAVKARISNTVIKYGQQMPAVPVLEYDNSRLLSETYEGTSIVSKEIAGLQLDAGHFTKQAQKGAEGSDSGHLKSINYIGGSYKFTESLSAALYASDMEDVLKKQYVNVNYVLALPEKQSLTFDFNGYKTKLDKSFAQLTQGDADARDNNIWSLGATWAVGPHSFTLAHQRSTGDTGYLYGGYRNNTKDSGIGDGGNTILLANSYWSDFNGKDERSWQAGYGLDFSAFGVPGLTYNIAYVRGTNIDDGSNRGSGTEREIFNQFKYVVQSGPAKDLSLRARASWLRVSNNASNYNVGGNEIRLFADYPINVF, encoded by the coding sequence ATGTTGAAGCAACGGATGGGGCTGATCGCTCTGGGGATTTTGAGCGCTACGCAAGCAATGGCTGACGACCAATCCCAATCGAAGGGTTTTGTTGAAGACAGCCACCTGAACATCGCGGCACGCAACGCGTACATCAGCCGCGACTACAAAAACGGCAAGCAAGACAAAGCCGAATGGGGCCAGGGCTTCATCGGCAAGTTCGAGTCCGGCTTCACCCAAGGCACCGTCGGTGTGGGTGTGGACGTGATCGGTCAATACGCCATTCGCCTGGATGGTGGTAAAGGTCGCAGCGGCGCGGGTGGCATCAACTTCTTCAAGCAAGGCGACAGCGGCGAAGCGGCAAGCGACCTGGCCAAGGGCGGCGCAGCCGTCAAGGCGCGCATCTCCAACACCGTGATCAAATACGGTCAGCAGATGCCAGCCGTGCCGGTCCTGGAATACGACAACTCCCGTCTGTTGTCGGAAACCTACGAAGGTACTTCGATCGTTTCCAAAGAGATCGCTGGCCTGCAACTGGACGCTGGTCACTTCACCAAGCAAGCCCAGAAGGGTGCTGAAGGCAGCGACAGCGGCCATCTGAAAAGCATCAACTACATCGGTGGCAGCTACAAATTCACCGAAAGCCTGTCGGCTGCACTGTACGCCTCCGACATGGAAGACGTGCTGAAGAAACAATACGTCAACGTCAACTACGTGCTGGCCCTGCCAGAAAAACAATCGTTGACCTTCGACTTCAACGGCTACAAAACCAAGCTGGACAAGAGCTTCGCCCAGCTGACCCAAGGCGATGCTGACGCCCGTGACAACAACATCTGGAGCCTCGGCGCCACCTGGGCCGTTGGCCCGCACAGCTTCACCCTGGCCCACCAGCGCAGCACCGGTGACACCGGTTACCTGTACGGCGGCTATCGCAACAACACCAAGGACAGCGGCATCGGCGACGGTGGCAACACCATCCTGTTGGCCAACTCCTACTGGTCTGACTTCAACGGCAAGGACGAGCGCTCCTGGCAAGCAGGCTATGGCCTGGACTTCAGCGCCTTCGGCGTGCCTGGCCTGACCTACAACATCGCCTACGTGCGCGGCACCAACATTGACGACGGTTCCAACCGCGGCAGTGGCACCGAGCGTGAGATCTTCAATCAGTTCAAATACGTGGTACAAAGCGGCCCGGCTAAAGACCTGAGCCTGCGTGCCCGTGCGTCGTGGTTGCGCGTTTCCAACAACGCCAGCAACTACAACGTGGGTGGTAACGAAATCCGCCTGTTCGCCGACTACCCGATCAACGTTTTCTAA
- a CDS encoding DsbA family protein gives MSAATLHYIYDPLCGWCYGAEPLLNAARSVLPIQLHGGGMMTGANRQSVSPQLRDYVMPHDRRIAEYTGQPFGEAYFEGLLRDHDAVFDSAPPISAVLTAEKIAGRGLELLARLQTAHYVEGRRIADHDVLLTLAESIGLDPRAFNAAFNEILGAETQAHINDSRQWLAKIGGQGFPTLALEQNGQLQLLDISPWLGKPEAFSEWLRQRVAISIQPTQSSAPMCGLQGCEDPRSA, from the coding sequence ATGTCGGCAGCCACGCTTCACTACATTTACGACCCGCTGTGCGGTTGGTGTTACGGCGCCGAGCCGCTGCTGAACGCCGCCCGCAGCGTGTTACCGATCCAGTTGCACGGCGGCGGCATGATGACCGGCGCCAATCGCCAATCCGTATCGCCACAGTTGCGTGACTACGTCATGCCTCATGACCGGCGCATCGCCGAGTACACCGGGCAACCGTTTGGCGAGGCGTATTTCGAAGGCCTGCTGCGGGACCACGACGCGGTGTTCGACTCCGCCCCGCCGATCAGCGCCGTGCTGACCGCAGAAAAAATCGCAGGTCGAGGCCTTGAACTGCTGGCACGTTTGCAAACGGCCCACTACGTCGAAGGTCGCCGAATCGCCGATCACGATGTGCTGCTGACCCTGGCCGAATCCATCGGTTTGGATCCCCGTGCCTTCAACGCCGCCTTCAATGAAATCCTGGGTGCTGAAACTCAAGCGCACATCAACGACAGCCGCCAATGGCTGGCAAAAATCGGCGGCCAGGGCTTTCCCACGTTGGCCTTGGAGCAGAATGGCCAGCTGCAATTGCTCGACATCAGCCCTTGGCTGGGCAAGCCCGAAGCCTTTTCTGAATGGCTGAGACAAAGAGTCGCAATTTCGATTCAACCCACCCAATCGAGTGCACCAATGTGTGGCCTGCAGGGGTGTGAAGATCCAAGAAGCGCTTGA
- the aguA gene encoding agmatine deiminase has protein sequence MTTLHSTPRADGFYMPAEWAPQTQTWMIWPERPDNWRLGGKPAQAAHVAVAKAIARFEPVTVAVSAGQYENARARLDVPNIRLVEMSSDDAWVRDTGPTFLINNSGEVRGVNWDFNAWGGFDGGLYSPWNRDSQVGGKILEIERSPRYRTEGFVLEGGSIHVDGEGTLITTEECLLNRNRNPHLQREEIEAVLSANLAVDKIIWLPDGLFNDETDGHVDNFCCYVRPGEVLLAWTDEPQDPNYARCHAAMDVLQSSTDAQGRSFTVHKMPIPGPLYATEEECAGVDPVDGTQERNPTVRLAGSYVNFLIVNGGIIAPSFDDPLDSRAREILQSLFPQHEVVMVPGRELLLGGGNIHCLTQQQPAPHKN, from the coding sequence ATGACCACTTTGCACAGCACCCCCCGCGCCGACGGCTTCTACATGCCTGCCGAATGGGCGCCACAGACCCAAACCTGGATGATCTGGCCCGAGCGTCCGGACAACTGGCGCCTGGGCGGCAAGCCAGCGCAAGCCGCCCACGTGGCGGTGGCCAAGGCCATTGCACGCTTTGAGCCGGTGACCGTAGCGGTCTCGGCCGGCCAGTACGAAAATGCCCGGGCGCGCCTGGACGTGCCGAATATCCGCCTAGTGGAAATGTCCAGCGACGACGCCTGGGTACGTGATACCGGGCCGACCTTTTTGATCAACAACAGCGGCGAAGTGCGTGGCGTGAACTGGGATTTCAACGCCTGGGGCGGCTTCGACGGCGGCCTGTATTCGCCGTGGAACCGCGACTCCCAGGTGGGCGGCAAGATCCTCGAGATCGAACGCAGCCCGCGTTACCGCACCGAGGGTTTTGTGCTGGAAGGCGGTTCGATCCACGTCGACGGCGAAGGCACCCTGATCACCACCGAAGAATGCCTGCTCAACCGCAATCGCAACCCGCACCTTCAGCGTGAGGAAATCGAAGCGGTACTCAGCGCCAATCTGGCGGTGGATAAGATCATCTGGCTGCCGGATGGCCTGTTCAACGACGAAACCGACGGGCATGTGGATAACTTCTGCTGCTACGTGCGCCCGGGCGAAGTGTTGCTCGCCTGGACCGACGAGCCGCAAGACCCGAACTACGCACGCTGCCATGCCGCCATGGACGTGCTGCAAAGCAGCACCGACGCCCAGGGCCGCTCGTTCACAGTGCATAAAATGCCGATCCCGGGGCCGCTGTACGCCACCGAGGAAGAATGCGCCGGTGTCGACCCGGTAGACGGCACCCAAGAACGCAATCCCACGGTGCGGTTGGCGGGTTCCTACGTCAACTTCCTGATCGTCAACGGCGGCATCATCGCGCCGAGCTTCGATGACCCGCTGGACAGCCGCGCCAGGGAGATCCTGCAGAGCCTGTTCCCGCAGCACGAAGTGGTGATGGTGCCGGGCCGCGAACTGTTACTGGGGGGCGGCAATATCCACTGCCTGACCCAGCAACAGCCGGCCCCGCACAAAAACTGA
- the aguB gene encoding N-carbamoylputrescine amidase: MSRIVTVAATQMACSWDLEANLETAERLVREAAAKGAQIILIQELFEAPYFCQKPNPDYLQLATTVEDNIAIKHFRKVARELQVVLPISFYELAGRARFNSIAIIDADGSNLGIYRKSHIPDGPGYHEKYYFNPGDTGFKVWNTRYAKIGVGICWDQWFPEAARSMALQGAEILFYPTAIGSEPHDKTISSRAHWQRVQQGHAGANLMPLVASNRIGNEEQDGYDITFYGSSFIANQFGEKVAELNETEEGILVHHFDLDELEHIRSAWGSFRDRRPNLYGALKTLDGSLES; the protein is encoded by the coding sequence ATGAGCCGTATCGTTACCGTTGCCGCGACCCAGATGGCCTGTTCCTGGGACCTTGAAGCCAATCTCGAGACCGCTGAAAGGCTGGTGCGTGAGGCCGCAGCCAAGGGCGCGCAGATCATCCTGATCCAGGAGCTGTTCGAGGCGCCGTACTTCTGCCAGAAGCCGAACCCGGACTACCTGCAACTGGCGACCACGGTTGAAGACAACATCGCGATCAAGCACTTCCGGAAAGTCGCCCGGGAATTGCAGGTGGTGCTGCCCATCAGTTTCTATGAACTGGCCGGCCGCGCGCGTTTCAACAGCATCGCGATCATCGATGCCGACGGCTCCAACCTCGGGATTTATCGGAAAAGCCACATCCCGGACGGCCCGGGCTACCATGAAAAGTATTACTTCAACCCAGGTGACACCGGCTTCAAGGTGTGGAATACCCGCTACGCGAAGATCGGCGTGGGCATCTGCTGGGACCAGTGGTTCCCGGAGGCCGCCCGCAGCATGGCGCTGCAAGGCGCGGAAATCCTGTTCTACCCGACCGCCATCGGCAGCGAGCCCCATGACAAGACAATTTCGTCCCGCGCCCACTGGCAGCGGGTACAGCAAGGCCATGCCGGTGCCAACCTGATGCCGCTGGTCGCCAGCAACCGCATCGGCAATGAAGAGCAGGACGGCTACGACATCACCTTCTATGGCTCGTCATTTATCGCCAACCAGTTCGGCGAAAAAGTTGCAGAACTCAACGAAACCGAAGAGGGCATCCTGGTGCACCACTTCGACCTCGATGAGCTTGAACACATCCGCAGCGCCTGGGGTTCGTTCCGCGACCGCCGTCCGAACCTGTATGGTGCGCTTAAAACCCTCGACGGTTCCCTGGAGTCCTGA